In the genome of bacterium, one region contains:
- a CDS encoding aspartate aminotransferase family protein, translating to MSVEPTTKLSPPKADYQPPAWKGPSREEVLETRQKHVNPGIFHLYKNPIMVVEGRMQYLWDDTGKQYLDAFGGIVTVSVGHSHPKVNGAVKEQIDHIQHTTTIYLHPNIGMYAKNLSDHFPEGLDVSYFTNSGSEANETAILMARLFTGNETVVALRNAYHGGTTGALGLTAHGTWKYPAGPPQNVMHATPGYCYRCPFGLSYPNCAMKCAHDLDEKLRYESTGKIAAFIGECLQGVGGVVVPPKEYFGIIYETVRKYGGVVIADEVQGGFGRTGEHFWAFENWGVKPDLVTMAKGIANGYACGGVTTRMEIAETMKQRLHFNTYGGNPVSMAAANATLQVIDEENIQQKAKEIGGHLKGRLEALADKHPLIGEVRGMGLMLGVELVRDRKTKEPANTEAVELLELARERGLLLGKGGLFGNVLRIKPPMCLTRDDADFLADVVDEALGIIEEKR from the coding sequence ATGTCTGTCGAACCAACCACGAAGCTTTCACCCCCCAAGGCGGATTATCAGCCGCCGGCCTGGAAGGGCCCCTCGCGCGAGGAGGTGCTTGAAACACGCCAGAAACACGTCAATCCGGGGATCTTCCACCTCTACAAGAACCCCATCATGGTCGTCGAAGGCCGCATGCAGTACCTGTGGGACGACACCGGCAAGCAGTACCTGGACGCCTTTGGTGGCATCGTCACCGTCAGCGTCGGCCACAGCCACCCCAAAGTCAACGGCGCCGTCAAGGAGCAGATCGATCATATCCAGCACACGACCACGATCTATCTGCACCCGAACATCGGCATGTACGCGAAGAACCTGTCCGATCACTTCCCCGAAGGTCTGGACGTCAGTTACTTCACGAACTCCGGCTCCGAGGCCAATGAGACGGCCATCCTGATGGCGCGCCTGTTTACGGGCAACGAGACGGTCGTCGCGCTCCGCAACGCCTACCACGGCGGCACGACGGGCGCCCTGGGCCTGACGGCTCACGGCACATGGAAGTATCCCGCCGGCCCGCCCCAGAACGTCATGCACGCCACGCCGGGCTACTGCTACCGCTGCCCGTTCGGCCTTTCCTACCCGAACTGCGCGATGAAGTGCGCCCACGATCTGGACGAGAAACTGAGGTACGAGAGCACCGGCAAGATCGCCGCCTTTATCGGCGAGTGCCTCCAGGGCGTCGGCGGCGTCGTGGTCCCGCCGAAGGAATACTTCGGCATCATCTACGAGACGGTCCGCAAGTACGGCGGCGTCGTGATCGCCGACGAAGTCCAGGGCGGCTTCGGACGCACCGGCGAGCACTTCTGGGCCTTCGAGAACTGGGGCGTGAAGCCCGACCTGGTCACCATGGCCAAGGGCATTGCCAACGGCTACGCCTGCGGCGGTGTGACGACCCGTATGGAAATCGCCGAGACCATGAAGCAGCGCCTGCACTTCAACACCTACGGTGGCAACCCGGTCTCGATGGCTGCCGCCAATGCGACGCTGCAGGTAATCGATGAGGAAAACATCCAGCAGAAGGCCAAGGAAATCGGCGGGCACCTGAAGGGCCGTCTCGAGGCACTTGCGGACAAACACCCGTTGATCGGCGAGGTCCGCGGTATGGGCCTGATGCTCGGTGTCGAGCTCGTCCGTGACAGAAAGACCAAGGAGCCGGCTAACACTGAGGCAGTTGAGCTCCTCGAACTGGCACGCGAGCGTGGCCTGCTACTCGGCAAAGGCGGCCTCTTCGGCAACGTTTTGCGTATCAAACCCCCGATGTGTTTGACACGCGACGATGCAGATTTCCTGGCCGATGTCGTCGACGAAGCCCTTGGAATTATTGAAGAAAAACGCTAA
- a CDS encoding DUF3887 domain-containing protein, translated as MQLTTSRRIVLLAFALVLFLLPRPGATDEKTRQILAERAERFVETIMRGQLSGVRGELTVGARRALTEEAMRQLFGRLTREGGGFREVGRATATRRPDGTVVAIVPVHFERLSLAAQILYEREGPMAKISEFSVVPLQADATRPTPTPSSAAFPELSPPYADARLFRRESSVIQIAGCEVPVALFVPAIAGPKTPAPTVLIMHPIRPDASSVRNGMTRDLMEGLATRGVAVASYRETECRDPKAVLSWLEQQPPVDVERITLAGYQEFGSLATDIASTSKTLSVVNIVTSTDGASSPTVFFYPRSAFAWDRDYPNHELATHREYSDTDRYLRRTEGHTNAGYVTEEFIADFATFARTGQMRP; from the coding sequence ATGCAACTCACAACTTCCCGCCGTATCGTCCTGCTCGCCTTTGCGCTGGTGCTCTTTCTCCTGCCCCGCCCCGGGGCCACCGATGAGAAAACGAGGCAGATCCTCGCCGAACGCGCCGAACGCTTCGTCGAGACCATCATGCGCGGCCAATTGTCCGGTGTTCGCGGCGAACTGACGGTGGGCGCCCGCCGGGCGCTGACCGAGGAGGCTATGCGGCAGCTCTTCGGCCGTCTCACCCGCGAGGGCGGCGGATTCCGCGAGGTGGGCCGGGCCACCGCGACTCGCCGGCCGGATGGAACCGTGGTTGCCATCGTGCCGGTGCATTTCGAACGCCTTAGCCTCGCCGCACAGATCTTGTACGAACGCGAAGGGCCGATGGCCAAGATCTCGGAGTTCTCGGTCGTGCCTCTGCAGGCGGATGCAACTCGCCCCACGCCCACGCCCTCATCGGCAGCCTTCCCGGAACTCTCTCCCCCCTACGCGGATGCCCGACTTTTCCGTCGCGAATCGTCCGTGATCCAAATCGCCGGATGCGAGGTCCCGGTGGCTCTGTTTGTACCCGCCATCGCTGGGCCGAAGACACCAGCCCCAACAGTTCTGATCATGCACCCGATTCGGCCCGATGCGTCGTCCGTTCGGAATGGAATGACCCGCGACCTGATGGAGGGCCTAGCCACGCGCGGCGTCGCCGTGGCGTCCTATCGCGAGACCGAGTGCCGCGATCCGAAGGCTGTTCTTAGTTGGCTCGAGCAACAGCCGCCCGTCGACGTGGAGAGAATCACCCTCGCGGGCTATCAGGAGTTCGGTTCACTTGCGACGGACATCGCCTCGACGTCCAAGACGCTCTCCGTCGTGAATATTGTGACGAGCACCGATGGCGCTTCCTCCCCCACCGTCTTCTTCTATCCCCGCTCGGCTTTTGCGTGGGATCGCGACTACCCCAATCATGAGTTGGCCACGCATCGCGAATACAGCGACACGGATCGCTACCTTCGCCGCACAGAGGGCCACACCAATGCGGGCTACGTAACCGAGGAGTTCATCGCAGACTTCGCAACGTTTGCACGCACGGGCCAGATGCGTCCTTGA
- a CDS encoding Crp/Fnr family transcriptional regulator → MSRISAPRGTLLFSEGDEADGFFVVSSGIVKIFRVTESGQEAVMHIVRPGDTFGEPAIFLDMTYPAAAITLSRAEIWFVPKKPFLKELDADPQFARRLLAGFSAKVKEFNQRFESLTADKLETRLAKWLLLEFGREGHLVEEYEYELPIPKNALAAHLGASPETLSRSFRSLVDDGLLSVRGKTIVFHALEALRRRGE, encoded by the coding sequence GTGAGCCGCATCTCAGCGCCGCGCGGGACGCTCCTGTTCAGCGAGGGTGACGAGGCGGACGGCTTTTTTGTCGTGAGTTCCGGGATCGTGAAGATCTTCCGCGTCACGGAATCGGGCCAGGAGGCCGTGATGCACATTGTTCGGCCGGGGGATACCTTTGGCGAGCCGGCCATTTTCCTCGATATGACCTATCCGGCCGCCGCGATCACTCTCTCACGGGCCGAGATTTGGTTTGTCCCGAAAAAACCCTTCCTGAAGGAACTCGATGCCGATCCGCAGTTCGCCCGCCGTCTGCTGGCCGGTTTTTCAGCCAAGGTCAAGGAGTTCAATCAGCGATTCGAGTCGCTGACGGCGGACAAACTCGAGACGCGACTGGCGAAGTGGCTCCTGCTGGAGTTCGGCCGCGAAGGTCACCTGGTTGAGGAATACGAATACGAGTTGCCGATACCGAAGAATGCCCTGGCGGCGCACCTCGGGGCTTCGCCGGAGACGCTGTCGCGCAGTTTCCGTTCGTTGGTCGACGATGGGCTTCTGTCAGTGAGGGGGAAGACGATCGTCTTCCACGCGTTGGAAGCATTGCGCCGCCGCGGCGAGTAA
- a CDS encoding exosortase system-associated protein, TIGR04073 family, with protein sequence MLRNFGLSRIFCLLGMVAMLAVVPQFASAQGDEDVYRESTDIDMMFHKLGRGVSNLLLGWVEVPKCIAKEWHQTDPFTGTIVGFVKGVGWGVARTLAGAYEIISFPFPVPREYAPIMYPEFVLPSVWGDRLPLYQDEFLASEANAVPAMSTATGGPTYGDTSARSAGIHATISSRSY encoded by the coding sequence ATGTTGCGTAACTTTGGACTTTCCCGCATTTTCTGCCTGCTTGGCATGGTCGCGATGCTCGCGGTGGTACCCCAGTTCGCCTCTGCACAGGGCGACGAGGACGTCTACCGTGAAAGCACCGACATCGACATGATGTTCCACAAGCTGGGCCGCGGCGTCTCGAACCTGCTGCTCGGCTGGGTCGAAGTCCCCAAGTGCATCGCCAAGGAATGGCACCAGACCGACCCCTTCACCGGCACGATCGTTGGTTTCGTGAAGGGCGTGGGCTGGGGCGTGGCCCGCACTCTGGCGGGAGCCTATGAGATCATCAGCTTCCCGTTCCCTGTGCCCCGTGAATATGCCCCCATCATGTATCCGGAGTTCGTCCTCCCAAGTGTCTGGGGCGATAGGCTTCCGTTGTACCAGGATGAATTCCTGGCGTCGGAGGCCAATGCCGTCCCCGCCATGAGCACAGCGACCGGCGGCCCCACCTATGGCGACACCAGCGCGCGCAGCGCCGGAATCCACGCCACGATCAGCTCGCGTTCCTACTGA
- a CDS encoding DUF507 family protein, which yields MRLSQNHVDYIAFLVHQGMRQHPNVTVKDPNAVVTTVRRLLVENLQMEAQIEREAEEMLKPHRQQILREGADYQAMLREGKKTLAKKKGFVF from the coding sequence ATGCGTCTTTCCCAGAATCACGTCGATTATATCGCATTCCTCGTGCATCAGGGAATGAGGCAGCATCCGAATGTGACGGTTAAGGACCCGAATGCGGTGGTCACGACGGTTCGGCGGCTGCTGGTGGAAAACCTGCAGATGGAGGCGCAGATCGAGCGGGAAGCGGAGGAGATGCTCAAACCGCATCGGCAGCAGATCTTGCGGGAAGGGGCAGATTACCAGGCGATGCTGCGCGAAGGGAAAAAGACGCTGGCCAAGAAGAAGGGATTCGTTTTCTGA
- a CDS encoding exosortase system-associated protein, TIGR04073 family, producing MVSHAFRIRLLFSALILAAGLLFVPTQAHAEGPLYGSTYTSKISGKLVRGAANIGFCWCEVPIEINREIQNTDPFTGSFVGFGKGLWYTGRRLVLGVVDVVTFPIDLYGNNYQSIQRTDFPFIDEVE from the coding sequence ATGGTTTCTCACGCATTTCGTATTCGGCTCTTATTCTCGGCCCTGATCCTGGCCGCCGGGCTGCTCTTTGTCCCGACCCAAGCTCACGCCGAAGGGCCCCTTTACGGAAGTACGTACACTTCCAAAATCTCCGGAAAACTCGTCCGTGGCGCCGCAAATATCGGCTTCTGCTGGTGCGAAGTCCCCATCGAGATCAACCGCGAGATCCAGAACACCGATCCGTTCACCGGCAGCTTTGTCGGCTTTGGCAAGGGCCTGTGGTACACCGGCCGTCGCCTCGTCCTCGGTGTCGTCGATGTGGTCACATTCCCCATCGACCTGTATGGAAACAACTATCAGTCGATTCAGCGGACTGATTTCCCATTTATTGACGAAGTCGAGTAG
- a CDS encoding NCS1 family nucleobase:cation symporter-1, with product MAVEEVSAGREEIAGELGESRLFNEDLAPVRPEQRTWGMWDIAALWVGMSVCITTYKLASSMISGGMSWWQATLTVLLGNLIVLVPMVFNAVPGTKYGIPFPVLVRASFGTLGSNVPALMRGIVACGWFGIQSWVGGFAIYTLALALTGSKPPGPEADLPILGINAGEIICFFIFWAINLVVIINGMKWIKWLEKLAAPLLIALGLAMLVWAWAKVGTAELFATKSTLKGGAFWGAFVPALTAVVGYWATLSLNIPDFSRFAKSQKDQVWGQTIGLPTTMTLYAFIGIVVTQATVIIYGEALWDPVLLFQRFDNASIVIVAMLGLTIATLSTNIAANVVSPANDLANLAPKLISFKMGGILTAIIGILMFPWKLYEDPNGYIFTWLIGYSALLGPVAGIMISDFFLYRKTVLDVRDLYNPKGQYSFFRGFNLVAIAVLLVSILPNLPGFVNTVMGDNAPFPAIFSKIYNFAWFIGFFVALCLYPVVMNTIHPGERRDRPDV from the coding sequence ATGGCCGTGGAAGAAGTCTCCGCGGGGCGGGAGGAGATAGCCGGCGAACTTGGGGAGAGCCGGCTGTTTAACGAGGACCTGGCCCCTGTTCGACCGGAGCAACGAACCTGGGGCATGTGGGACATTGCCGCCCTTTGGGTCGGCATGTCTGTCTGCATTACAACATACAAGCTCGCCTCCAGCATGATCAGCGGTGGCATGTCCTGGTGGCAGGCCACGCTAACCGTTCTGCTGGGCAATCTGATCGTCCTGGTGCCGATGGTGTTCAACGCGGTGCCCGGCACGAAGTACGGCATTCCTTTCCCCGTGCTGGTGCGGGCCTCGTTTGGAACGCTCGGGTCGAATGTGCCGGCGCTCATGCGCGGCATCGTGGCCTGCGGCTGGTTCGGCATCCAGTCCTGGGTGGGCGGGTTTGCCATCTACACGCTGGCGCTGGCCCTGACCGGCAGCAAGCCCCCCGGCCCGGAGGCGGACCTTCCGATCCTCGGCATTAACGCCGGCGAAATCATCTGCTTCTTCATCTTCTGGGCGATCAATCTGGTCGTCATCATCAACGGCATGAAGTGGATCAAGTGGCTTGAGAAGCTGGCTGCGCCGCTGCTGATCGCACTGGGCCTGGCCATGCTTGTCTGGGCCTGGGCCAAGGTCGGTACGGCCGAGTTGTTCGCCACGAAATCCACACTCAAGGGCGGCGCCTTCTGGGGCGCCTTCGTTCCGGCACTGACCGCCGTCGTGGGTTACTGGGCGACGCTCTCGCTGAACATCCCCGACTTCTCGCGCTTCGCGAAGTCCCAGAAGGACCAAGTCTGGGGACAGACGATCGGCCTGCCGACGACCATGACGCTGTACGCCTTCATCGGCATCGTGGTGACACAGGCCACCGTCATCATCTACGGCGAGGCCCTCTGGGATCCGGTCCTGCTCTTCCAGAGATTCGATAATGCCTCGATCGTCATCGTCGCCATGCTCGGACTGACCATCGCAACGCTGTCGACGAACATCGCCGCCAACGTAGTCTCCCCCGCCAACGACCTGGCAAACCTGGCACCGAAGCTGATTTCGTTCAAGATGGGCGGTATCCTGACGGCGATCATCGGCATCCTGATGTTCCCGTGGAAGCTCTACGAGGATCCGAACGGCTACATCTTCACGTGGCTGATTGGATACAGCGCGCTGCTGGGCCCCGTGGCGGGCATCATGATCTCCGACTTCTTCCTGTATCGGAAAACCGTCTTGGACGTCCGGGATCTCTACAACCCGAAGGGCCAGTACTCGTTCTTCCGCGGCTTCAATCTGGTGGCGATTGCGGTCCTTCTCGTGTCGATCCTTCCGAACCTCCCTGGATTCGTGAACACGGTGATGGGCGACAATGCCCCGTTCCCGGCGATTTTCAGCAAAATCTACAATTTCGCCTGGTTCATCGGGTTCTTTGTTGCCCTGTGCCTTTATCCTGTCGTAATGAACACAATTCACCCGGGCGAACGCAGAGACCGGCCGGACGTCTGA
- a CDS encoding replication-associated recombination protein A: MFEEAQEPARSEWPARQSDSGENRSARPLADRLRPTEFGDFMGQEKLVGQNAPLRRLIDGNRVPSMILWGPPGSGKTTLASLIARTTDSDFITLSAVTSGIKDVRGVIDIAKVNRQYARKTILFIDEIHRFNKAQQDAFLPHVESGLITLIGATTENPSFSVIAPLLSRCRVFTLAAIEDTHLVQLLQRAVPELNEVEEEPPIEVESEALDAIVQLSDGDARRALGILEIAADVAREQHAEAEAAPITRDDVVAVVQRHLMYDRGGEEHFNLISALHKTIRSSDPHGALYWCERMLAGGEDPRFILRRLIRAASEDVGLAAPNALVHAVACLDAFEKIGQPEGNIFVSQLAVALAMAPKSNAIYMASKRTAALIQETGTLPVPLHLRNAPTGLMKSEGYSDGYTYDHDEAGHFVPKQGLPDELEGTALYEPTDQGQEARLQERLSELDAARAEERAARKKP; the protein is encoded by the coding sequence ATGTTTGAAGAAGCGCAAGAGCCCGCTCGCTCCGAGTGGCCTGCCCGGCAGTCGGACTCGGGCGAGAATCGATCCGCACGCCCGCTTGCCGATCGGTTGCGCCCCACCGAGTTCGGCGACTTCATGGGCCAGGAGAAGCTTGTCGGCCAGAATGCTCCCCTGCGCCGACTGATCGATGGAAACCGCGTTCCTTCCATGATCCTCTGGGGGCCGCCCGGGTCGGGCAAGACGACGCTTGCCTCTCTGATCGCACGCACAACGGACTCCGACTTCATTACGCTGTCCGCCGTCACATCCGGCATCAAGGACGTCCGCGGCGTCATCGACATCGCAAAGGTCAACCGTCAGTACGCCCGCAAGACGATCCTGTTCATCGACGAGATTCACCGCTTCAATAAGGCGCAACAGGACGCCTTTCTGCCGCACGTCGAGAGCGGCCTGATCACGTTGATCGGTGCCACGACGGAGAATCCGAGCTTCTCCGTTATCGCACCGCTGCTTTCGCGCTGCCGCGTATTCACGCTGGCAGCGATTGAAGACACGCACCTCGTCCAACTCCTCCAACGCGCCGTACCTGAACTAAACGAGGTCGAAGAAGAGCCGCCGATCGAAGTGGAGTCGGAAGCGCTCGACGCGATCGTGCAACTCAGCGATGGCGATGCGCGGCGTGCGCTGGGGATTCTTGAAATCGCGGCAGACGTCGCCCGCGAGCAGCACGCCGAAGCAGAAGCGGCACCGATCACACGCGACGACGTGGTAGCGGTCGTTCAGCGCCATTTGATGTACGATCGCGGCGGCGAAGAGCACTTCAACCTCATCTCCGCACTGCACAAGACCATCCGCAGCAGCGATCCCCACGGCGCCCTCTACTGGTGCGAGCGCATGCTGGCCGGGGGCGAAGACCCGCGCTTCATCCTGCGCCGCCTGATCCGCGCCGCATCCGAAGACGTCGGCCTGGCAGCGCCAAATGCACTCGTTCACGCCGTGGCGTGTCTGGATGCCTTCGAGAAGATCGGCCAGCCGGAGGGGAATATCTTCGTCTCGCAACTCGCCGTTGCCCTGGCGATGGCTCCGAAATCAAACGCCATCTACATGGCCAGCAAGCGAACGGCAGCACTGATTCAGGAGACTGGGACGTTACCGGTGCCGCTCCACCTGCGAAATGCGCCGACCGGACTGATGAAGAGCGAAGGTTACAGCGACGGCTACACGTACGATCACGACGAGGCGGGGCATTTCGTTCCCAAGCAGGGTCTTCCCGATGAGTTGGAAGGGACGGCGCTTTACGAGCCCACCGACCAGGGACAGGAGGCTCGCCTGCAGGAGCGGCTGTCGGAACTCGATGCTGCCCGAGCGGAAGAGCGTGCGGCACGGAAAAAACCGTGA